From the genome of Phreatobacter cathodiphilus, one region includes:
- the lptC gene encoding LPS export ABC transporter periplasmic protein LptC, with translation MAARRTDEWDGSARGGKGGSVEREAAFTLAYRHSKTVRRLRVLVPVAAVVIFGVVVFISWWDPLKNLNLPISVGAVSMAGSKVTMEAPRLTGYTADNRFYRVTATRAEHDITQANVVALTSIDSEMQLEGGGTARVVSATGLLDTKTGRVELTQDVVVTTSAGQTGELGHALVDTRAGTITSNGPVKLTSPRGQIVSERMQISDNGKVIVLEGRVRGSFTPEPPDPTITDLSQPSPAPSRSGDRP, from the coding sequence ATGGCTGCGCGCCGCACGGATGAATGGGACGGGTCCGCCCGCGGCGGCAAGGGCGGCAGCGTCGAGCGCGAAGCCGCGTTCACCCTCGCCTACCGTCACTCGAAGACGGTGCGGCGGCTGCGCGTGCTCGTTCCGGTCGCGGCGGTGGTGATCTTCGGCGTGGTGGTGTTCATCTCGTGGTGGGATCCGCTGAAGAACCTGAACCTGCCCATTTCGGTCGGTGCCGTCTCCATGGCCGGGTCGAAGGTGACGATGGAGGCGCCCCGGCTGACCGGCTACACGGCGGACAACCGCTTCTACCGCGTCACCGCCACCCGCGCCGAACACGACATCACCCAGGCCAACGTCGTGGCGCTGACCTCGATCGATTCGGAAATGCAGCTGGAAGGCGGCGGCACGGCCCGCGTCGTCTCGGCGACGGGACTTCTCGACACCAAGACCGGCCGCGTGGAACTCACCCAGGACGTCGTCGTGACCACCTCCGCCGGCCAGACCGGCGAACTCGGCCACGCGCTGGTCGACACCCGAGCCGGGACGATCACGTCCAACGGGCCGGTGAAGCTCACCTCGCCGCGCGGCCAGATCGTTTCCGAGCGCATGCAAATTAGTGACAACGGCAAGGTGATCGTGCTTGAAGGCAGGGTGCGTGGTAGCTTCACGCCCGAACCGCCCGATCCGACCATCACCGATCTCTCGCAGCCTTCTCCTGCGCCGAGCCGATCCGGAGACAGACCATGA
- the lptB gene encoding LPS export ABC transporter ATP-binding protein — MTAQVAALDRPDSAPIARAQEEPRSGEGVMSVHGVWKSYKGRAVVRGVSLDLRRGEAVGLLGPNGAGKTTVFYMITGLVEADKGHIELDGHDITALPMYRRARLGIGYLPQEASIFRGLNVEDNIRAVLEVTEKDKAKRERDLDELLEEFTITRLRKSPAIALSGGERRRLEIARALATRPSFMLLDEPFAGIDPIAVGDIQNLVRHLKERGIGVLITDHNVRETLGLIDRAYIIHSGQVLMEGTPNEIVSNPDVRRLYLGEEFRL, encoded by the coding sequence ATGACCGCCCAGGTGGCGGCGCTCGACCGGCCGGACTCCGCGCCGATCGCGCGCGCCCAGGAGGAGCCACGCTCCGGCGAGGGCGTAATGTCGGTCCACGGCGTGTGGAAGAGCTACAAGGGCCGCGCCGTCGTGCGCGGGGTCAGCCTCGACCTCAGGCGCGGCGAGGCCGTCGGCCTGCTCGGCCCCAACGGCGCCGGCAAGACCACGGTCTTCTACATGATCACGGGCCTGGTCGAGGCCGACAAGGGCCATATCGAGCTCGACGGCCACGACATCACCGCCCTGCCCATGTACCGGCGGGCGCGGCTCGGCATCGGCTACCTGCCGCAGGAGGCCTCGATCTTCCGCGGCCTCAACGTCGAGGACAACATCCGCGCCGTGCTCGAGGTCACCGAGAAGGACAAGGCCAAGCGCGAGCGCGACCTCGACGAATTGCTCGAGGAATTCACCATCACCCGGCTGCGCAAGAGCCCGGCCATCGCCCTGTCGGGCGGCGAGCGGCGGCGGCTCGAGATCGCCCGCGCCCTGGCGACGCGGCCCTCCTTCATGCTGCTCGACGAGCCCTTCGCCGGCATCGACCCGATCGCGGTGGGCGACATCCAGAACCTCGTGCGCCACCTCAAGGAGCGCGGCATCGGCGTGCTCATCACCGATCACAACGTGCGCGAGACGCTCGGCCTCATCGACCGCGCCTACATCATCCATTCCGGCCAGGTGCTGATGGAAGGCACGCCGAACGAGATCGTCTCCAATCCCGACGTCCGCCGGCTCTATCTGGGCGAGGAATTCCGCCTCTGA
- a CDS encoding ribonuclease D, giving the protein MTIRAHVGDLPDLRNYQVGIVAIDTETLGLVPQRDRLCVVQLSPGDGTADVVQIRPGQPAPPNLCALLTDPKVVKLFHFARFDVAVLKHAFGVETRPIYCTKIASKLVRTYTDRHGLKDLSRELLGIDMSKVQQSSDWAAETLTSAQLDYAASDVLHLHALKDKLDAMLARESRTALAEACFAFLPTRAELDLAGWPETDIFAHS; this is encoded by the coding sequence ATGACCATCCGCGCCCATGTCGGCGACCTGCCCGACCTCCGCAACTATCAGGTGGGCATCGTCGCCATCGACACCGAGACCCTCGGCCTCGTGCCGCAGCGCGACCGGCTCTGCGTCGTGCAGCTCTCGCCGGGCGACGGCACCGCCGACGTCGTCCAGATCCGTCCGGGCCAGCCGGCGCCGCCGAACCTCTGCGCGCTGCTGACCGACCCGAAGGTGGTCAAGCTGTTCCATTTCGCCCGGTTCGACGTGGCGGTTCTCAAACATGCCTTCGGCGTCGAGACCCGCCCCATCTACTGCACCAAGATCGCGTCGAAGCTGGTGCGCACCTATACCGATCGCCACGGGCTGAAGGACCTGTCGCGCGAACTGCTCGGCATCGACATGTCCAAGGTCCAACAGAGCTCCGATTGGGCGGCGGAGACGCTGACGTCCGCCCAGCTCGACTATGCCGCCTCCGACGTGCTCCACCTCCATGCCCTAAAGGACAAGCTCGACGCCATGCTGGCGCGCGAGAGCCGCACGGCCCTGGCGGAGGCCTGCTTCGCCTTCCTGCCGACCCGCGCTGAACTCGACCTGGCGGGCTGGCCGGAGACCGACATCTTCGCCCATTCCTGA
- a CDS encoding LptA/OstA family protein, with translation MMLARTAALLFDRRPLAAAILAAAFIAPAAMAQQAGSPFVGFTQNRSDPIAFEADRAEVFDTEKRAVLSGNVRVQQGESTLQTARLVIFYEDNSSAAAGRPATTTPRQGGPAAAPSETQNVRRFEMQGGVIVRSKNQTATAERGSFDARRNEAIMEGNVTLTQCENVLRGARLHADLTANRVRLDAAPSGGRVSGILQGGGGAGGVNNPDCTPARPQARSPRG, from the coding sequence ATGATGCTGGCCCGCACCGCCGCGCTCCTCTTCGACAGGCGCCCGCTGGCGGCGGCAATCCTCGCCGCAGCCTTCATCGCGCCTGCGGCCATGGCGCAGCAGGCCGGTAGCCCCTTCGTCGGGTTCACGCAGAACCGCAGCGACCCGATCGCCTTCGAGGCGGATCGCGCCGAGGTCTTCGATACCGAGAAGCGCGCCGTTCTCTCGGGCAACGTGCGTGTCCAGCAGGGCGAATCGACCCTGCAGACCGCCAGGCTCGTCATCTTCTACGAGGACAATTCGTCCGCCGCGGCGGGTCGCCCGGCCACCACCACGCCGCGGCAGGGCGGACCGGCCGCCGCTCCCTCCGAAACGCAGAACGTCCGGCGCTTCGAGATGCAGGGCGGCGTCATCGTCCGCTCCAAGAACCAGACCGCGACCGCCGAGCGCGGGTCCTTCGACGCGCGCCGCAACGAGGCGATCATGGAAGGCAACGTGACGCTGACCCAGTGTGAGAACGTGCTTCGCGGCGCCCGGCTGCATGCCGACCTGACGGCCAACCGGGTGCGACTGGACGCGGCCCCTTCCGGCGGGCGCGTCTCCGGCATCCTGCAAGGCGGCGGCGGCGCCGGCGGCGTGAACAATCCCGACTGCACGCCCGCGCGTCCGCAGGCCCGCAGCCCGCGCGGATAG
- a CDS encoding long-chain-fatty-acid--CoA ligase, which produces MGQAHDEDDTAGRSGAGFGVVTMQLTLAVHRARRLFPTKTAVIFAERRWTWKQFADRVARLAGVLRGLGVGPGDRVAMLSHSSDRYLEFFFAAFWAGGIAVPVSTRYALPETAFLMQDSGAKVLLVGDEFVELAEALRPQCPDLAHVIFAGEGALPSGMIAYEAALAAQQPVEDARRNGDDVAVLFYTGGTTGRSKGVMLTHINCMSNSFGGMVHTKLDSSVVGLHAGPLYHAAAGSRVFTNTLLGATHVVIPRFTVKGVLEAIQQHRITFTSMVPTMMTMILNEPDLDRYDLSSLQVIGYGGAPMPVATLEALMRRLPHVRFAQAYGMTELSPACTYLEPDDHSLDPAKIHRLASGGRVVVGCDLRVVDPDDNDVPVGAIGEIIVAGPLVMKGYWNQPEMTAEALRGGYMHTGDAGYLDADGYVYVSDRIKDMIVTGGENVYSIEVENAVLTHPAIRECAVIGVPHPVWGEAVHAVVTFKAGQSATAEEIIAHCKTRIAGFKCPQTIEVREAMPLSQANKILKTDLRRPHWEGRARAVN; this is translated from the coding sequence ATGGGGCAGGCGCATGACGAGGACGACACGGCAGGGCGGAGCGGCGCGGGGTTCGGCGTCGTGACCATGCAGCTCACCCTCGCCGTGCATCGCGCCCGGCGCCTCTTTCCCACCAAGACCGCCGTGATCTTCGCCGAAAGGCGCTGGACGTGGAAGCAGTTCGCCGATCGTGTGGCGCGGCTCGCGGGCGTTCTGCGCGGCCTCGGCGTCGGCCCGGGCGACCGGGTCGCGATGCTCTCCCATTCCTCCGACCGCTATCTCGAGTTTTTCTTCGCAGCCTTCTGGGCCGGCGGCATCGCCGTGCCGGTCTCCACCCGCTATGCACTGCCCGAGACCGCCTTCCTGATGCAGGACAGCGGCGCCAAGGTGCTGCTCGTCGGCGACGAGTTCGTGGAGTTGGCCGAGGCGCTCCGGCCGCAATGTCCGGACCTCGCCCACGTGATCTTTGCGGGCGAGGGCGCGCTTCCCAGCGGCATGATCGCCTACGAGGCGGCGCTCGCCGCGCAGCAACCGGTCGAGGACGCCCGGCGCAACGGCGATGACGTGGCGGTGCTGTTCTACACCGGCGGCACGACGGGACGCTCCAAGGGCGTCATGCTCACCCACATCAACTGCATGTCGAACTCGTTCGGCGGCATGGTTCACACCAAGCTCGACAGCTCCGTCGTCGGGCTTCATGCCGGGCCTCTCTACCACGCGGCGGCGGGGTCGCGGGTCTTCACCAACACGCTGCTCGGCGCCACCCACGTGGTCATTCCGCGCTTCACGGTGAAGGGCGTCCTGGAGGCGATCCAGCAGCACCGCATCACCTTCACGTCCATGGTGCCGACCATGATGACGATGATCCTCAACGAGCCCGACCTCGACCGCTACGACCTCTCCTCGCTGCAGGTGATCGGCTATGGCGGCGCGCCCATGCCGGTGGCGACGCTGGAGGCGCTGATGCGGCGGCTGCCGCATGTGCGCTTCGCCCAGGCTTACGGCATGACCGAGCTGTCGCCAGCCTGCACCTATCTCGAACCCGACGATCACTCGCTCGATCCGGCGAAAATCCACCGTCTCGCCTCCGGCGGGCGGGTCGTCGTCGGCTGCGACCTGCGCGTCGTCGACCCGGACGACAACGACGTCCCGGTGGGCGCCATCGGCGAGATCATCGTCGCCGGCCCGCTGGTGATGAAGGGCTACTGGAACCAGCCGGAAATGACGGCGGAAGCGCTGCGCGGCGGCTACATGCACACCGGCGATGCCGGCTATCTCGACGCCGACGGCTATGTCTACGTCTCCGACCGCATCAAGGACATGATCGTGACCGGCGGCGAGAACGTCTATTCCATCGAGGTCGAGAACGCCGTGCTCACCCACCCCGCCATCCGCGAATGCGCCGTGATCGGCGTGCCGCACCCCGTCTGGGGCGAGGCGGTGCATGCCGTCGTCACCTTCAAGGCCGGGCAGAGCGCCACGGCCGAGGAGATCATCGCCCACTGCAAGACGCGCATCGCCGGCTTCAAGTGCCCGCAGACCATCGAGGTGCGCGAGGCCATGCCGCTGTCGCAGGCCAACAAGATCCTCAAGACGGACCTGAGGCGTCCCCATTGGGAGGGACGGGCACGGGCGGTCAACTGA
- the rpoN gene encoding RNA polymerase factor sigma-54, whose product MALSARLELRVGQSLVMTPQLMQAIKLLQLSNLDLVAYVEQELEKNPLLERADAPEPAVDGEPAEAPAPSDPGDAQAGDWLGDDMGNSRTDIEERLGTDLENVFPDDKGPEARHADAASDPMTSSWSNVGSGGSDNEDYNLEAFVSADLSLVDHLSNQLTLAVETQADRLIGQMLIDAVDEAGYLTVTVEEVAERLGAEIEDVTSVLEVIQSFEPSGVAARNLAECLTIQLKDKNRFDPAMQALVGHLDLLGKRDYQALKKICAVDDEDLADMVAEIRRLNPKPGLAFGFAPVQPLVPDVMVRAGPDGGWIVELNSETLPKVLVNQSYYARVSKTTKSDTEKTFLADALQTATWLARALDQRARTILKVATEIVRQQDAFFALGVQYLRPLNLKTIADAISMHESTVSRVTSNKSIATSRGIFEMKYFFTSSIANSEVGGESHSAEAVRYRIKQMIDAETPDDVLSDDAIMDKLKASGIDIARRTVAKYREALRIPSSVQRRREKQAMAV is encoded by the coding sequence ATGGCCCTGTCAGCCCGACTAGAGCTCCGCGTCGGCCAGTCACTGGTGATGACACCCCAGCTGATGCAGGCCATCAAGCTCCTGCAGCTGTCGAATCTCGACCTCGTCGCCTATGTCGAGCAGGAGCTCGAGAAGAATCCCCTGCTGGAACGCGCTGACGCCCCCGAACCCGCCGTCGACGGCGAGCCGGCGGAAGCGCCCGCGCCCTCCGATCCCGGTGACGCCCAGGCGGGCGACTGGCTCGGCGACGACATGGGCAACAGCCGCACCGACATCGAGGAGCGGCTGGGCACCGATCTCGAAAACGTCTTCCCCGACGACAAGGGCCCCGAGGCCCGCCATGCCGACGCCGCCTCCGACCCGATGACCTCGTCCTGGTCGAATGTCGGCTCGGGCGGCAGCGACAACGAGGACTACAATCTGGAGGCCTTCGTCTCCGCCGACCTGTCGCTCGTCGACCACCTGTCGAACCAGCTCACCCTCGCGGTGGAGACCCAGGCGGACCGGCTCATCGGCCAGATGCTGATCGATGCGGTTGACGAGGCCGGCTATCTCACCGTCACCGTCGAGGAGGTGGCCGAGCGGCTCGGCGCCGAGATCGAGGACGTCACCAGCGTGCTGGAGGTGATCCAGAGCTTCGAGCCCTCGGGGGTCGCGGCCCGCAACCTCGCCGAATGCCTGACCATCCAGCTCAAGGACAAGAACCGCTTCGACCCGGCCATGCAGGCGCTGGTCGGTCATCTCGACCTGCTCGGCAAGCGCGACTACCAGGCGCTGAAGAAGATCTGCGCGGTGGACGACGAGGATCTCGCCGACATGGTGGCGGAGATCCGTCGCCTCAATCCCAAGCCGGGCCTCGCCTTCGGCTTCGCCCCCGTCCAGCCGCTGGTGCCGGACGTCATGGTGCGGGCCGGCCCCGACGGCGGCTGGATCGTCGAGCTGAACAGCGAGACCCTGCCCAAGGTCCTGGTCAACCAGAGCTATTACGCCCGCGTGTCGAAGACGACGAAGAGCGACACGGAAAAGACCTTCCTCGCCGACGCGCTGCAGACGGCGACCTGGCTCGCCCGCGCCCTCGACCAGCGCGCCCGCACCATCCTGAAGGTCGCCACCGAGATCGTGCGGCAGCAGGACGCCTTCTTCGCCCTCGGCGTGCAATATCTCAGGCCGCTGAACCTGAAGACGATCGCCGACGCCATCAGCATGCACGAATCGACCGTGTCGCGCGTCACCTCCAACAAGTCGATCGCCACCAGCCGCGGCATTTTCGAGATGAAGTATTTCTTCACCTCGTCCATCGCGAACTCGGAAGTGGGCGGCGAAAGCCATTCGGCCGAGGCAGTACGCTATCGCATCAAGCAGATGATCGACGCCGAGACGCCCGACGACGTGCTCTCGGACGATGCCATCATGGACAAGCTCAAGGCCTCCGGCATCGACATCGCCCGCCGGACGGTGGCGAAATACCGCGAGGCGCTGCGAATTCCCTCTTCCGTGCAGCGGCGGCGCGAGAAACAGGCCATGGCGGTGTGA
- the epsC gene encoding serine O-acetyltransferase EpsC — MAKTQATGTIIPLPADTADLAWHRLRSEANAMASANPELATLVLRTIGRASSFEDAVARRISARLATGDVPADVLHDAFTEALAASSAMAAAMRADAAAVIDRDPAADRLIEPVLFFKGFHALQTHRLANWLLGRGRRDFALYLQSRSSEVFQTDINPAVVMGKGVFLDHATGLVVGETAVIEDDVSILQNVTLGGTGKEAGDRHPKVRRGVLIGAGAKILGNIEIGRCARVAAGSVVLHAVAPNTTVAGVPAKPVGTAGCAEPSRAMDQILARESVDGFSYEI; from the coding sequence ATGGCGAAGACCCAAGCGACGGGAACCATCATCCCCCTGCCCGCCGATACGGCCGATCTCGCCTGGCACCGGCTGCGCAGCGAAGCCAATGCCATGGCCTCCGCCAATCCGGAACTGGCGACGCTGGTCCTGCGCACCATCGGCCGGGCCTCCTCCTTCGAGGATGCGGTCGCACGCCGCATCTCCGCGCGTCTCGCCACCGGCGACGTGCCGGCCGACGTCCTCCACGACGCCTTCACCGAGGCCCTGGCCGCCTCCTCCGCCATGGCGGCGGCCATGCGGGCGGACGCCGCCGCGGTGATCGACCGCGATCCCGCCGCCGATCGGCTGATCGAGCCGGTGCTGTTCTTCAAGGGCTTCCACGCCCTGCAGACCCATCGCCTCGCCAATTGGCTGCTCGGCCGCGGGCGCCGCGACTTCGCGCTCTATCTGCAGAGCCGGTCGTCGGAAGTCTTCCAGACCGACATCAATCCCGCCGTCGTCATGGGCAAGGGCGTCTTCCTCGACCATGCCACCGGCCTCGTGGTCGGCGAGACGGCGGTGATCGAGGACGACGTGTCGATCCTGCAGAACGTCACCCTCGGCGGCACCGGCAAGGAGGCCGGCGACCGCCATCCGAAGGTGCGCCGTGGCGTGCTCATCGGCGCGGGCGCCAAGATCCTCGGCAATATCGAGATCGGCCGCTGTGCCCGTGTCGCCGCGGGATCGGTGGTGCTGCATGCGGTGGCGCCGAACACCACGGTCGCCGGCGTACCGGCCAAACCCGTCGGCACCGCCGGCTGCGCCGAGCCGTCGCGGGCCATGGACCAGATCCTGGCGCGAGAATCGGTCGACGGTTTCAGCTATGAGATCTGA